Proteins co-encoded in one Rhodococcus sp. PAMC28707 genomic window:
- a CDS encoding serine/threonine-protein kinase: MAVPEHADGAAELLRAAWRTSTSTADPRAPDLAEFLPDSTTLRHRWLVALISVDLQERWLRAHSPKRLRDYCTEFDLAEAQLPVGLIYEEFCVRRQSGDSVSPSHYVAEYPVQAAALAELLNVVPGETTELSSAEPGWEPESELDATQVEPTTADMTGTASAGLEWTRPGSQDELEDLDVGDRLDDFDLLMGLGRGAFARVFLSRQRSMQRIVAVKISEDRGTEPQTLAQLDHDYIVRVFDQRVLRDRGLRLLYMQYVPGGTLLNVLGRVRASREADRCGRLLLDSVDASLAEKGGLRPTDSTVREQISTLSWPETVAWIGRRLADALDYAGERGVLHRDIKPANVLLTAEGVPKLADFNISFSGTVAGDSPVSYFGGSLSYMSPEQLEACHPGRPGRAEDLDTRSDLYSLAVVLWELLTGHKPFPDLEDSAAGDHTAIDGLLGARRGGVAAQALSELPQDCPATLRRILVKCLSPDRDDRWGTGQEMAQQFDLCLDARARNLVDPPPTSARVRLRRHTVPVMTLAIGVPNAVAAFYNYQHNKALIISDLAPETQERFGIVATAINGMVWPLGLVLILWFCRRVLAVPHALRTGKIVPEERLAQARADTLSAAGRVVAVCLGLWVVAGIAFPVSLQFAAGSVPTEAYVHFIASLVVCGAMATAYPFFLVSLFTVRCLYPSLLPYGRAGSGDASRLHTLQRRSVGFLTVAASIPLIAVGGLTFVPTADIPNIIDVVRIVCVGGILAFVASYSIFRLIEGDLNALLRAVSRRSR, from the coding sequence ATGGCAGTGCCAGAGCACGCCGATGGGGCAGCTGAGCTGCTGAGAGCCGCCTGGCGAACGAGTACTTCGACGGCTGATCCACGGGCGCCCGACCTTGCCGAATTCTTACCCGATTCGACAACTCTGCGGCATCGGTGGCTCGTAGCGCTCATCTCGGTCGACCTCCAGGAGCGCTGGTTACGTGCGCACTCACCCAAGCGACTGCGGGACTACTGCACCGAATTCGACCTCGCCGAGGCTCAGCTTCCGGTGGGATTGATCTACGAGGAATTCTGCGTGCGACGTCAGAGCGGGGACTCGGTATCGCCGTCCCACTACGTCGCGGAATATCCGGTGCAGGCAGCGGCGCTGGCCGAATTGCTCAACGTCGTACCGGGGGAAACCACCGAGCTTTCCTCGGCTGAGCCCGGGTGGGAGCCGGAGTCGGAGCTCGATGCCACCCAGGTGGAACCCACGACCGCCGACATGACGGGAACCGCATCCGCCGGGCTGGAATGGACCCGCCCCGGATCCCAGGACGAACTCGAGGACCTCGACGTCGGCGATCGGTTGGACGATTTCGACTTGCTGATGGGCCTCGGCCGTGGCGCTTTCGCACGGGTGTTTCTGTCCAGGCAGCGCTCGATGCAACGAATCGTGGCGGTGAAGATTTCCGAGGACCGCGGGACCGAACCGCAGACTTTGGCACAGCTCGACCACGACTACATCGTTCGGGTGTTCGATCAACGTGTTCTCCGGGACCGCGGGCTGCGTCTGCTGTACATGCAGTATGTGCCTGGAGGCACCCTGCTCAATGTGCTCGGAAGGGTCCGGGCGAGTCGAGAAGCCGACCGCTGCGGACGGCTACTTCTCGACAGCGTCGACGCCTCGCTCGCCGAAAAAGGCGGTCTTCGACCCACCGACTCGACTGTGCGAGAACAGATTTCGACTCTGTCATGGCCGGAGACGGTGGCGTGGATCGGCCGCCGACTGGCGGATGCACTGGACTACGCGGGCGAACGCGGTGTATTGCATCGCGATATCAAGCCGGCGAATGTGTTGTTGACCGCCGAGGGCGTCCCCAAATTGGCCGACTTCAACATCAGCTTCAGCGGCACCGTGGCAGGGGACAGCCCGGTCTCCTATTTCGGCGGGTCACTGAGCTATATGTCGCCGGAACAATTGGAGGCCTGCCATCCCGGCAGGCCAGGGCGCGCCGAAGATCTCGACACGCGCAGCGATCTGTATTCGCTCGCGGTGGTGCTGTGGGAACTGTTGACCGGCCACAAACCGTTCCCCGACCTCGAAGACTCCGCGGCGGGTGACCATACGGCTATCGACGGCCTACTCGGGGCGCGCCGGGGCGGAGTCGCAGCACAGGCACTGTCCGAACTGCCGCAAGACTGTCCGGCGACGCTGCGACGCATCCTTGTCAAATGCCTCTCTCCCGATCGGGACGATCGCTGGGGCACCGGCCAGGAAATGGCTCAGCAATTCGACCTGTGCCTCGACGCTCGCGCACGCAACCTAGTCGACCCACCGCCCACCAGCGCGCGCGTGAGACTTCGGCGACACACCGTTCCCGTCATGACCCTCGCGATCGGCGTTCCCAATGCCGTCGCTGCGTTCTACAACTACCAGCACAACAAGGCACTGATCATCAGCGACCTCGCCCCCGAGACGCAGGAAAGATTCGGGATCGTCGCGACGGCCATCAACGGCATGGTCTGGCCCCTGGGGCTGGTGTTGATTCTCTGGTTCTGCCGTCGAGTACTCGCAGTTCCGCATGCATTGCGGACCGGAAAGATCGTTCCGGAAGAGCGATTGGCCCAAGCACGAGCAGACACGCTCTCGGCCGCGGGCCGAGTGGTCGCGGTATGCCTTGGGCTGTGGGTCGTTGCAGGTATCGCATTTCCGGTGTCCCTGCAGTTCGCCGCCGGTTCGGTGCCGACGGAAGCGTACGTGCACTTCATCGCATCGCTCGTAGTCTGCGGCGCGATGGCAACCGCCTACCCGTTCTTTCTGGTCTCACTGTTCACCGTTCGATGCCTGTACCCCTCGCTGCTTCCCTACGGCCGTGCAGGGAGCGGGGACGCCTCACGACTGCACACGTTGCAGCGCCGTAGCGTCGGTTTTCTGACCGTCGCCGCGTCGATTCCGCTGATCGCCGTAGGTGGCCTGACCTTCGTTCCTACCGCGGACATCCCCAACATCATCGACGTCGTACGGATCGTCTGCGTGGGCGGAATTTTGGCATTCGTCGCGTCGTACTCGATTTTCCGGCTGATCGAGGGCGATCTGAACGCGCTGCTGCGAGCCGTCTCCCGCAGGTCTCGCTAG
- the ftsH gene encoding ATP-dependent zinc metalloprotease FtsH has translation MNRKTVIRNLAIVFGVLMVIAAFSYFGNDTRGWKTVDTSVAIAQLDSKNVDTAQIDDREQQIRLDLKSGSDATDGETKILAKYPTSASEQIFDKVGQDGLKSYNTVVSQDSWFSSLLLFLLPMVILLGIFVFFMSRMQGGGRGGVMGFGKSKAKQLTKDMPKTTFQDVAGADEAVEELYEIKDFLQNPARYQALGAKIPRGVLLYGPPGTGKTLLARAVAGEAGVPFFTISGSDFVEMFVGVGASRVRDLFEQAKQNSPCIIFVDEIDAVGRQRGAGMGGGHDEREQTLNQLLVEMDGFGERTGVILIAATNRPDILDPALLRPGRFDRQIPVGVPDLAGRRAILAVHSAGKPVAHDADLEGLAKRTVGMSGADLANVINEAALLTARENGTVITEVALEESVDRVVGGPRRKSRIISEHEKKITAYHEGGHTLAAWAMPDIEPVYKVTILARGRTGGHAMTVPEDDKGLMTRSEMIARLVMAMGGRAAEELVFHEPTTGASSDIDQATKIARAMVTEYGMSSKLGAVRYGQEQGDPFLGRSMGMQSDFSHEVAREIDEEVRNLIEAAHTEAWAILNEYRDVLDILATELLERETLKRKDLEKIFHSVVKRPRITLFNDFGERIPSDKPPVKTPRELAAERGEPWPPEPVAPKVVPPQQFPQPTYAGPPQLSKGGPGNYSGGYANGAPTAGNTPAGNNPAGNNGGSPYNGGAQNGGAQNSSPYNGGPYNGGAYNGGAPSTGVHNDGAPYNGGSYRKPEPPKSSRPDYGAPAGWSAPGWPPRDPLGPVPGGPPAGYSEGNRYTDPSYQPPQYQPPEYRQPDNRQPDNRQPEYREPESQSQEAPRWDPLNGALPDDAVRGGGNEEPNPPWETPNPDGDQNEGPRTQRWEGPNGQH, from the coding sequence ATGAATCGGAAGACAGTTATACGGAACCTGGCCATCGTTTTCGGCGTCCTGATGGTGATCGCTGCCTTCAGCTACTTCGGAAACGACACACGCGGGTGGAAGACTGTCGACACGTCAGTGGCGATAGCGCAGCTCGATTCCAAGAACGTCGACACAGCTCAGATCGATGATCGTGAGCAGCAGATACGTCTGGACCTCAAGTCCGGTAGCGACGCAACCGACGGCGAGACGAAGATCCTCGCCAAGTACCCGACCTCTGCATCGGAGCAAATCTTCGACAAGGTCGGCCAGGACGGGCTGAAGAGCTACAACACTGTGGTGTCCCAGGACAGCTGGTTCAGCTCACTGCTGCTCTTCCTTCTCCCGATGGTCATTCTGCTCGGCATTTTCGTGTTCTTCATGAGCCGTATGCAGGGCGGCGGTCGTGGTGGCGTGATGGGCTTCGGTAAGTCGAAAGCCAAGCAGCTCACCAAGGACATGCCCAAGACGACGTTCCAGGACGTCGCGGGTGCCGACGAGGCCGTCGAAGAGCTGTACGAGATCAAGGATTTCCTCCAGAATCCGGCTCGCTACCAGGCCCTCGGGGCGAAGATCCCACGTGGCGTGCTGCTGTACGGCCCTCCAGGAACAGGCAAGACTCTCCTTGCACGAGCAGTTGCCGGTGAAGCAGGGGTGCCGTTCTTCACGATCTCCGGTTCGGACTTCGTCGAAATGTTCGTCGGCGTGGGTGCCTCTCGTGTGCGCGACCTGTTCGAACAGGCCAAGCAGAACAGCCCCTGCATCATTTTCGTGGACGAGATCGACGCCGTCGGACGCCAGCGTGGTGCGGGCATGGGCGGCGGCCACGACGAGCGCGAGCAGACTCTCAACCAGCTGCTGGTCGAAATGGACGGCTTCGGTGAGCGCACCGGGGTCATCCTCATCGCTGCCACCAACCGACCCGACATTCTCGATCCGGCTCTTCTACGTCCGGGTCGCTTCGACCGTCAGATCCCCGTCGGGGTCCCCGATCTCGCTGGTCGACGCGCGATCCTGGCCGTCCACTCGGCGGGCAAGCCGGTGGCACACGACGCCGATCTCGAAGGCCTCGCGAAACGCACGGTCGGCATGTCCGGTGCAGATCTGGCGAACGTCATCAACGAAGCAGCTTTGCTGACAGCACGAGAGAACGGCACGGTCATCACCGAGGTCGCTCTCGAGGAGTCAGTGGATCGAGTCGTCGGTGGACCCCGCCGCAAGAGCCGGATCATCAGTGAGCACGAGAAGAAGATCACCGCCTACCACGAGGGCGGGCACACGCTCGCGGCGTGGGCGATGCCCGATATCGAGCCCGTGTACAAGGTGACGATCCTCGCTCGCGGTAGAACCGGTGGCCACGCCATGACGGTGCCCGAGGACGACAAGGGCCTCATGACGCGGTCCGAGATGATTGCACGTCTGGTCATGGCAATGGGTGGTCGCGCAGCCGAAGAGCTCGTTTTCCACGAGCCGACCACCGGTGCTTCCTCCGATATCGACCAGGCCACCAAGATCGCGCGGGCAATGGTCACCGAATACGGCATGAGCAGCAAGCTCGGCGCAGTCCGTTACGGGCAGGAGCAGGGCGATCCGTTCCTCGGTCGCTCGATGGGCATGCAGTCCGACTTCTCGCACGAGGTCGCACGGGAGATCGACGAGGAAGTGCGCAATCTGATCGAAGCCGCGCACACCGAGGCGTGGGCCATCCTCAACGAATACCGCGACGTTCTCGATATTCTTGCAACGGAACTGCTCGAGCGCGAGACGCTCAAGCGCAAGGACCTCGAGAAGATCTTCCACAGTGTCGTCAAGCGTCCGCGCATCACACTGTTCAACGACTTCGGTGAGCGGATTCCCTCCGACAAGCCGCCGGTCAAAACACCACGCGAACTCGCTGCCGAGCGCGGTGAGCCCTGGCCGCCAGAGCCTGTCGCCCCGAAGGTTGTTCCTCCACAACAGTTCCCGCAGCCCACGTATGCAGGTCCGCCGCAGCTTTCCAAGGGCGGCCCGGGCAATTACAGCGGTGGCTACGCCAACGGTGCGCCCACAGCAGGGAACACTCCAGCGGGTAACAACCCAGCCGGGAACAACGGCGGTAGCCCGTACAACGGTGGCGCCCAGAACGGTGGCGCCCAGAACAGCAGCCCGTACAACGGCGGACCGTACAACGGGGGCGCGTACAACGGTGGTGCACCCTCCACCGGAGTACACAATGACGGCGCGCCCTACAACGGTGGGTCGTATCGCAAGCCGGAGCCGCCGAAGAGTTCGCGTCCCGACTACGGGGCCCCTGCCGGATGGTCCGCCCCCGGCTGGCCACCGCGAGATCCGCTCGGTCCCGTTCCAGGTGGACCTCCAGCAGGCTATTCGGAGGGCAATCGCTACACCGACCCCTCCTATCAGCCGCCGCAATATCAGCCCCCGGAGTACCGCCAGCCCGACAACCGCCAGCCCGACAACCGCCAGCCCGAATACCGGGAACCGGAGTCTCAGAGTCAGGAAGCCCCGCGATGGGATCCTTTGAACGGAGCCCTGCCGGATGACGCCGTTCGTGGCGGTGGAAACGAAGAACCGAATCCACCCTGGGAGACCCCGAATCCGGACGGCGACCAGAACGAGGGCCCTCGCACGCAACGCTGGGAAGGTCCTAACGGACAGCACTAG
- the folE gene encoding GTP cyclohydrolase I FolE — translation MPGDEFVAVATGNAFDQPRAEAAVRELLIAVGEDPDRPGLLETPARVARAYKEIFGGLYTDPDDVLNTTFDEGHQELVLVRDIPMFSTCEHHLVSFHGVAHVGYIPGSNGKVTGLSKLARVVDLYAKRPQVQERLTSQVADAVMRKLSPRGAIVVIEAEHLCMAMRGIRKPGASTTTSAVRGLFQSSAASRSEALDLILRK, via the coding sequence ATCCCCGGCGACGAGTTCGTCGCAGTGGCAACCGGAAACGCGTTCGATCAACCGCGCGCTGAGGCCGCAGTGCGCGAACTGCTCATTGCAGTCGGAGAAGACCCGGATCGGCCGGGGCTGCTCGAGACTCCCGCCCGCGTCGCGCGCGCGTACAAGGAGATCTTCGGGGGCCTCTACACCGACCCGGACGATGTACTGAACACGACGTTCGACGAAGGCCACCAGGAATTGGTTCTCGTCCGCGACATCCCCATGTTCTCCACGTGCGAGCATCATCTCGTCTCGTTCCATGGAGTTGCGCACGTCGGGTACATCCCCGGTAGCAACGGCAAGGTGACAGGCCTCTCGAAGCTGGCACGAGTGGTAGACCTCTATGCCAAACGGCCACAGGTTCAGGAACGTCTGACCAGTCAGGTTGCCGACGCAGTGATGCGCAAGCTGAGCCCACGCGGCGCGATCGTCGTCATCGAGGCAGAGCACCTGTGCATGGCTATGCGTGGCATCCGCAAGCCCGGAGCGAGTACGACGACGTCGGCTGTGCGGGGCTTGTTCCAATCTTCTGCCGCGTCTCGGTCCGAAGCGTTGGATCTCATCCTGCGCAAATGA
- the folP gene encoding dihydropteroate synthase, with protein sequence MTLPVAPVVMGVLNVTADSFSDGGRYLDVDAAVAHGTKLHRTGVDIVDVGGESTRPGADRIDPAVEARRVVPVIAELSARGIATSVDTMRASVAAAAIEAGVSIVNDVSGGRADPAMASVVADAGLPWILMHWRSAADYGPSGEAAHQDSGAVAHYDDVVTDVRRELLEQVDRAVAAGVDPAAIILDPGLGFAKNAEHNWELLRALPTFVELGMPILIGASRKRFLGTLLESDGEPRPPDGREVATAVVSALAVAGGAWGVRVHDAQASLDAVAVVKAWRGLAK encoded by the coding sequence ATGACCTTGCCCGTCGCGCCCGTCGTCATGGGCGTCCTCAACGTGACCGCCGACTCGTTCTCCGACGGGGGGCGGTACCTGGACGTCGACGCTGCCGTTGCACACGGAACGAAACTGCACCGGACAGGCGTCGACATCGTCGACGTCGGCGGTGAATCCACGCGTCCGGGTGCCGATCGGATCGACCCTGCCGTCGAGGCGCGACGAGTTGTGCCCGTCATCGCAGAACTGTCGGCGCGTGGCATCGCCACCAGCGTCGACACCATGCGGGCATCGGTAGCGGCGGCGGCGATCGAAGCAGGGGTATCGATCGTCAACGACGTCTCCGGAGGTCGCGCAGATCCTGCGATGGCGTCGGTGGTCGCCGATGCCGGTCTGCCGTGGATTCTCATGCATTGGCGCTCGGCCGCCGATTACGGACCCAGTGGCGAGGCCGCTCATCAGGACAGTGGCGCAGTCGCGCATTACGACGACGTGGTCACCGATGTTCGACGCGAACTGCTCGAGCAAGTCGACCGTGCCGTAGCCGCTGGTGTGGATCCGGCTGCCATCATCCTCGATCCGGGTCTCGGTTTCGCGAAGAACGCCGAGCACAACTGGGAACTGCTGCGAGCGCTACCGACGTTCGTCGAACTCGGCATGCCGATTCTGATCGGCGCGTCGCGTAAACGTTTTCTCGGCACACTTCTCGAATCCGACGGTGAACCGAGACCGCCCGACGGACGTGAGGTCGCAACAGCGGTCGTGTCGGCGCTTGCGGTTGCAGGAGGAGCGTGGGGTGTTCGCGTTCACGACGCCCAGGCCTCACTGGACGCGGTAGCAGTAGTGAAAGCATGGCGGGGGCTGGCAAAATGA
- the folB gene encoding dihydroneopterin aldolase: protein MSDRIELRGLRIRGNHGVFDFEKRDGQDFVVDITVWMDLRPAAATDDLVNTLHYGELAEAAAAIIAGPARDLIETVAAEIADGVMADTRVDAVEVVLHKPSAPIPLAFDDVAVVASRSRR, encoded by the coding sequence ATGAGTGATCGAATCGAGTTGCGCGGGTTGAGGATTCGCGGCAACCACGGAGTCTTCGACTTCGAGAAACGTGACGGTCAGGATTTCGTCGTCGACATCACCGTCTGGATGGATCTGCGCCCTGCTGCCGCGACGGACGATCTGGTGAACACGCTGCACTACGGCGAGCTTGCGGAAGCGGCAGCGGCGATCATCGCAGGTCCGGCGCGGGACCTCATCGAAACCGTCGCAGCCGAAATCGCCGACGGAGTCATGGCGGACACGCGCGTCGATGCAGTCGAGGTGGTGTTGCACAAACCTTCCGCACCGATCCCACTCGCCTTCGACGATGTGGCTGTAGTCGCTTCGCGGAGTCGTCGGTGA
- the folK gene encoding 2-amino-4-hydroxy-6-hydroxymethyldihydropteridine diphosphokinase, translated as MTRAVLSIGSNVGDSYGHLRSVTSALGDRVVAVSSVYSSVPWGGVEQQDFLNAIVVADDEQRGPYDWLEVARELEKAADRIRVERWGPRSLDVDIITCDDISSSDPQLLLPHPRAHQRAFVLLPWLEVDPGASLEVSGEARSVGEWIESLSEEERAGVHRTEMTLHTPNTAP; from the coding sequence GTGACGCGCGCGGTGCTGTCGATCGGCAGCAACGTCGGCGACTCGTATGGACATCTGCGTTCGGTGACGTCCGCGCTCGGCGACCGCGTCGTTGCGGTGTCCTCGGTGTACTCGTCGGTGCCGTGGGGAGGCGTCGAACAGCAGGACTTTCTCAATGCCATCGTCGTAGCGGACGATGAACAACGGGGCCCGTACGACTGGCTCGAGGTCGCTCGTGAACTGGAAAAAGCAGCGGACCGCATACGGGTCGAGCGTTGGGGACCGCGAAGTCTCGACGTCGACATCATCACGTGTGACGACATTTCCAGTAGCGATCCACAGCTGCTTCTTCCGCATCCTCGAGCACACCAGCGAGCATTCGTCCTGTTGCCTTGGCTCGAGGTCGACCCCGGGGCGTCGCTCGAAGTGTCGGGGGAGGCTCGGTCGGTGGGCGAATGGATCGAATCGCTGAGCGAGGAAGAACGGGCGGGCGTTCACCGCACGGAGATGACACTGCACACACCGAACACCGCTCCATGA
- a CDS encoding DUF3180 domain-containing protein, with amino-acid sequence MTATRIRDLVGLAGFAALATWLLVRSFYGSLPPVHVFAGASLYVVAIAETVLGFVIRSRIEKLQVGDGPNQLHPITAARALALAKASALVGAAAAGVWLGFLLHIVPLASSVRAASSDRAGVIVGLVAAVAVVGAALWLERCCRTPTDSGDRPER; translated from the coding sequence ATGACGGCCACGAGAATCAGAGATCTTGTCGGCCTCGCCGGATTCGCGGCTCTCGCAACCTGGCTGCTCGTGCGATCGTTCTACGGATCGCTACCACCGGTTCATGTGTTCGCCGGCGCATCGCTCTACGTCGTCGCGATCGCCGAAACGGTGCTCGGCTTCGTGATCCGATCGCGCATCGAGAAACTGCAGGTCGGCGACGGGCCGAACCAGCTCCATCCAATCACCGCGGCACGAGCGTTGGCCCTGGCCAAGGCATCTGCGCTGGTCGGCGCAGCAGCTGCCGGTGTGTGGCTGGGATTCCTGCTACACATCGTCCCGCTCGCGTCGTCGGTGCGCGCCGCGTCCTCGGACCGAGCGGGCGTCATCGTCGGGCTCGTTGCTGCAGTGGCTGTGGTGGGCGCGGCCCTGTGGCTCGAACGTTGCTGCAGGACCCCGACCGACTCCGGTGACAGGCCCGAACGTTGA
- a CDS encoding DUF6779 domain-containing protein: MTEPTRAKASRRQRRSASQLFIAALVVFGIIASMLMLFSENVQWLRVGLVSALWAAIIGAFAMTKYRREAVADQTRAKDLQTVYELQLAREISARREYELGVESRVRSEVAVETSEIAALRAELAHLRNNLQLLFDGNLPTERVALRADATRVQELGGRSYASYQPAPSGLFVPGKSSQSSSPSTEGPNAPVPGLGTPYDEPVTAETSVLYPDVPIGSEDMPGVGSVPNGGYVPSQPAPRAESRSEGSGRRVPTPPHSPTPTPPLVSEPVGYSSDRTKAVEAEEPLAAAQVSGASSQPSSSQPSSSRQPSSSQLPYASRVFEPEVVPESTEQPAPVPEEAMAPAPDSNTEDVGSHEDSEPAPDLPRRRRRAEPDGDGAGAHSNGRSVAEIMAGMKSSDTEPSARRHRRRAD, translated from the coding sequence ATGACCGAACCGACTCGCGCGAAAGCGTCACGCCGTCAACGGCGGAGTGCGAGCCAGCTTTTCATTGCAGCGCTGGTCGTATTCGGCATCATCGCCAGCATGTTGATGTTGTTCAGCGAAAATGTGCAGTGGCTGCGTGTGGGCTTGGTCTCAGCGTTGTGGGCCGCGATCATCGGTGCGTTCGCGATGACGAAGTATCGCCGCGAAGCAGTGGCCGACCAAACCCGGGCCAAGGATCTTCAGACTGTGTACGAGCTCCAACTCGCCCGTGAGATTTCGGCTCGGCGGGAGTACGAACTCGGCGTGGAATCTCGCGTCCGGAGCGAGGTGGCCGTCGAGACCAGCGAGATCGCGGCTCTTCGAGCAGAACTGGCTCACCTACGCAACAACCTGCAACTACTGTTCGACGGCAACCTGCCCACTGAACGGGTGGCGCTGCGGGCCGACGCGACGCGCGTGCAGGAGCTCGGCGGTCGCAGCTACGCCAGCTACCAGCCGGCACCTTCCGGTTTGTTCGTTCCCGGCAAATCTTCGCAGTCCTCTTCCCCGAGCACCGAGGGCCCGAATGCCCCCGTGCCCGGACTTGGAACGCCGTACGACGAGCCCGTCACAGCCGAGACCTCGGTGCTCTATCCCGACGTCCCCATCGGTAGCGAGGACATGCCCGGCGTGGGTTCTGTGCCCAACGGGGGCTATGTGCCGAGCCAGCCGGCCCCTCGCGCAGAATCGCGATCCGAGGGCAGCGGTAGACGGGTACCCACACCACCGCACTCACCGACTCCGACACCACCGCTGGTGAGTGAGCCCGTCGGCTATTCGTCCGATCGGACGAAGGCCGTCGAAGCCGAAGAACCGCTCGCGGCAGCCCAGGTTTCGGGCGCGAGTTCGCAGCCGTCTTCGAGCCAGCCGTCTTCGAGCCGCCAGCCGTCTTCGAGCCAGCTGCCGTACGCGAGCCGGGTGTTCGAGCCGGAGGTTGTTCCGGAGTCGACTGAACAACCCGCACCGGTTCCCGAGGAAGCTATGGCACCTGCGCCCGACTCGAACACCGAGGACGTGGGAAGTCACGAAGATTCGGAGCCGGCTCCCGACCTTCCGAGGCGACGGCGTCGAGCCGAGCCGGATGGTGATGGCGCGGGTGCGCACTCCAATGGTCGTTCGGTGGCCGAGATCATGGCAGGAATGAAATCCAGCGACACCGAGCCGAGCGCACGTCGTCATCGACGCCGTGCCGACTGA
- a CDS encoding DUF2520 domain-containing protein, with product MPPSSADPAPARLTVGIVSAGRVGTALGEALERVGHVVFGCAAVSEESKERVRTRLPDSQILPVDEVARRAELLILAVPDNELASIAAGLAATGVVARGKLVVHTSGANGIGILAPLAAQGAIPLAIHPAMTFTGGPEDTDRLAAACFGITAADEIGYAVAQALVLELGGEPVHVSEENRALYHAALAHGSNHLVTLVADAVDALRVALDGPGFPGIDSEPEAAQRVLGPLVRAALDNALRHGQSALTGPVARGDVAAVQKHLDVLSDVDPAIAAGYRALSLRSAQRMGSKPELIEILEGEL from the coding sequence ATACCCCCAAGCTCTGCCGACCCGGCACCTGCGCGTTTGACCGTAGGTATCGTCTCCGCAGGACGGGTGGGTACCGCACTCGGCGAGGCTCTCGAGCGCGTCGGGCATGTCGTGTTCGGTTGTGCTGCGGTATCGGAAGAGTCCAAGGAGCGAGTACGCACGCGCCTGCCGGATTCGCAGATATTGCCTGTCGACGAGGTTGCCAGGCGTGCCGAGTTGTTGATCCTGGCCGTTCCGGACAACGAGTTGGCATCGATCGCTGCAGGGTTGGCGGCAACCGGTGTCGTTGCCCGGGGAAAGCTCGTGGTGCACACCTCCGGCGCGAATGGCATCGGCATCCTCGCCCCGTTGGCCGCGCAAGGTGCGATACCGTTGGCCATTCACCCGGCCATGACATTCACCGGCGGGCCCGAGGACACCGATCGCCTGGCCGCTGCATGCTTCGGAATCACCGCAGCGGACGAGATCGGTTATGCCGTCGCGCAAGCATTGGTTCTGGAACTCGGTGGTGAACCGGTCCATGTTTCGGAAGAGAATCGGGCGCTCTACCACGCAGCGTTGGCTCACGGGTCCAATCACCTGGTCACTCTGGTTGCCGATGCCGTCGACGCGTTGCGAGTCGCACTCGACGGTCCAGGCTTTCCCGGGATCGATTCCGAACCCGAAGCAGCGCAGCGGGTGCTGGGTCCGCTCGTGCGAGCTGCGTTGGACAACGCGTTGCGCCACGGTCAGAGCGCTTTGACCGGGCCGGTGGCGCGCGGCGACGTTGCCGCCGTGCAGAAGCATCTGGACGTGCTCAGCGACGTCGATCCCGCGATTGCAGCGGGATACCGTGCGCTTTCGCTCAGATCCGCCCAACGCATGGGATCGAAGCCCGAACTCATCGAGATTTTGGAAGGCGAGTTATGA